A stretch of the Elusimicrobiota bacterium genome encodes the following:
- a CDS encoding thioesterase family protein gives MAGAEIDELGHASNQAFLAWMMEAAAAHSAVQGWPPQRYLSLGAAWVVRRHEIDYLRPALAGDDLLVRTWVCGARQVTSQRRYEIVRTGEAGALARGLTVWAWVDLKSGKPARMPPEVLGAFEVVPDQAV, from the coding sequence GTGGCTGGTGCTGAGATCGACGAGCTCGGCCACGCCAGCAACCAGGCCTTCTTGGCTTGGATGATGGAGGCGGCCGCGGCCCACTCCGCGGTCCAGGGCTGGCCGCCGCAGCGCTACCTGTCTTTGGGCGCGGCCTGGGTGGTGCGCCGGCATGAGATCGACTACCTGCGCCCCGCCCTCGCCGGAGACGACCTCCTGGTCCGCACCTGGGTCTGCGGCGCGCGCCAGGTCACCTCGCAGAGGCGCTACGAGATCGTGCGCACGGGCGAGGCGGGAGCTCTGGCCCGGGGCCTGACCGTATGGGCCTGGGTGGACCTCAAGAGCGGCAAGCCCGCGCGCATGCCGCCGGAGGTGCTGGGAGCCTTCGAGGTCGTGCCGGACCAGGCTGTATAG
- a CDS encoding LTA synthase family protein has protein sequence METPPSPPAGPPRQPDERRDALELAAASVLVGLAAWAIDRALFHFGHFSWRLAPDLLMQALFVLALSAFFASRARILLVQLVLDVFLFSLNSIKVQLMQIPVIPTDYLLLREGAHIIGADPRQKFFWIIGAGLIAATACIAFMVGSFRRPGVKRLARAVPAALFCAVVAFLYGPYCDAVDRFVTIPWPAQTEREESFGVYFSFSIELARLFSNTNGIASLKEVARAEARLLSGQPRAADRPGRRAAPPKRNIYFFLTESFWDPVPPGADQPSPSLLAPEFNALWSSAGRQHMLSPTFGGGTADVEFEALCGMPSAIVFEGIVFQNALRRPLPCLPRILAQNGYRTFAFHSNSGGFYNRDVAYHLLGFDRFYDREALDSSEKIAGQFISDRSLIEQAVRTARRQAAGRPFLAYVMTIAGHWPYRWDDKLYPRTLDVSWPGDETRRQEAERHFNINYYTSGLLADWARRIRKEDPDAIVVITGDHQPGLAFQSPVPDEAPLRASGAMGPRYFKTPLLVLDRGRAKPARPEESAYEVPDDILDRLGLPDQARYHMPLFRRSGRGGVRPTVNGTILLNRGEDFKDCTPPASDPACYWTWGWLRDADVVATDLTLGPQHLLNP, from the coding sequence ATGGAAACGCCCCCCAGTCCCCCCGCCGGCCCGCCCCGTCAGCCGGACGAGCGGCGCGACGCCCTCGAGCTCGCCGCCGCCTCCGTCCTGGTCGGGCTCGCGGCCTGGGCCATCGACCGCGCTCTCTTCCACTTCGGACACTTCTCCTGGCGCCTCGCCCCGGACCTCCTCATGCAGGCCCTCTTCGTCCTGGCCCTGAGCGCCTTCTTCGCCTCCCGGGCCCGGATACTCCTCGTCCAGCTGGTCCTCGACGTCTTCCTCTTCTCCCTCAACTCCATCAAAGTCCAGCTGATGCAGATCCCGGTCATCCCCACCGACTACCTCCTCCTGCGCGAGGGCGCGCACATCATCGGCGCCGACCCGCGCCAGAAGTTCTTCTGGATCATCGGGGCAGGGCTCATCGCCGCCACGGCCTGCATCGCATTCATGGTCGGCTCGTTCCGGAGGCCCGGGGTCAAGAGGCTGGCCCGGGCCGTGCCGGCCGCCCTGTTCTGCGCCGTCGTGGCGTTCCTCTACGGCCCCTACTGCGACGCCGTGGACCGGTTCGTCACCATCCCCTGGCCCGCCCAGACGGAGCGGGAGGAGTCGTTCGGAGTGTACTTCTCGTTCTCCATAGAGCTGGCCCGCCTGTTCTCGAACACCAATGGCATAGCGAGCCTCAAGGAGGTGGCGCGCGCAGAGGCCAGACTGCTCAGCGGTCAGCCCCGCGCCGCCGACCGCCCGGGCCGGCGCGCGGCGCCGCCGAAGCGGAACATCTATTTCTTCCTGACCGAGAGCTTCTGGGACCCGGTCCCGCCGGGCGCGGACCAGCCCTCCCCCAGCCTCCTCGCCCCGGAGTTCAACGCCCTCTGGAGCTCGGCGGGGCGCCAGCACATGCTCTCGCCCACCTTCGGAGGCGGGACCGCCGACGTCGAGTTCGAGGCCCTCTGCGGCATGCCCTCCGCGATCGTCTTCGAGGGGATCGTGTTCCAGAACGCCCTGCGCCGTCCCCTGCCCTGCCTGCCCCGCATCCTCGCCCAGAACGGGTACCGGACCTTCGCCTTCCATTCCAACTCGGGAGGCTTCTACAACCGAGACGTCGCCTATCACCTCCTCGGCTTCGACCGGTTCTACGACCGCGAGGCGCTGGACTCCTCCGAGAAGATCGCCGGCCAGTTCATCTCCGACCGGTCTTTGATCGAGCAGGCGGTGCGGACCGCCCGGCGGCAGGCCGCGGGCCGGCCCTTCCTCGCCTACGTCATGACCATCGCCGGGCACTGGCCCTACCGGTGGGACGACAAGCTCTACCCGAGGACCCTGGACGTAAGCTGGCCCGGGGACGAAACGCGCCGGCAGGAGGCCGAACGGCACTTCAACATCAACTACTACACCTCCGGCCTGCTGGCGGACTGGGCGCGCCGGATACGGAAGGAAGACCCGGACGCCATCGTGGTCATCACCGGCGACCACCAGCCGGGGCTGGCGTTCCAGAGCCCGGTCCCGGACGAGGCGCCGCTCCGGGCCTCGGGCGCCATGGGCCCCCGCTATTTCAAGACCCCGCTGCTGGTCCTGGACCGCGGCCGGGCCAAGCCCGCGCGCCCGGAAGAGAGCGCCTACGAGGTGCCCGACGACATCCTCGACCGGCTGGGCCTGCCCGACCAGGCCCGGTATCACATGCCGCTTTTCCGCAGGTCCGGCCGCGGCGGCGTGCGCCCCACCGTCAACGGCACGATCCTGCTCAACCGGGGCGAGGACTTCAAGGACTGCACCCCCCCCGCCTCAGATCCGGCCTGCTACTGGACCTGGGGCTGGCTGCGCGACGCCGACGTCGTCGCCACCGACCTCACTCTCGGCCCGCAGCACCTCCTGAATCCCTAG